GCGGTTGATGAAGTCGTCCACCATGCCCGATTGCAGCGGGCCCGGGCGGAACAGTGCCACCAGTGCGATAAGGTCTTCCAGGCAGTCGGGCTTGAGCTTCTTGATCAGCTCCTTCATGCCACGGGATTCGAGCTGGAACACGGCCGTGGTCTCGGCCTTCTGCAACAGCTCGTACGTCTTGCGATCATCCAGCGGGATGAAGTCGATGTTGACGTCGGGCAGATTGTTCTTTTTCTGCTCGCGGTTGATGATCTCCATCGCCCACTTGATGATCGTCAGCGTACGCAGACCAAGGAAGTCGAACTTCACCAGGCCCGCAGCCTCGACGTCATCCTTGTCGAACTGGGTCACCAGGCCGCCGCCCTCTTCGTCACAGGCGATCGGCGAGAAATCGGTGAGCTTGGTCGGCGCGATCACCACGCCACCGGCGTGCTTGCCGGTACCACGGGTGACCCCCTCGAGCTTGAGCGCCATCTCCCAGATCTCGCGGCCGTCCTCGTCACTCTTGAGGAAGTCGCGCAGGATCTCTTCCTGCTCGTAGGCCTTCTCCAGGGTCATGCCCACTTCGAAGGGGATCATTTTCGACAGGCGGTCGGCCAGGCCGTACGACTTGCCCTGCACCCGCGCCACGTCACGCACCACCGCCTTGGCGGCCATGGTGCCGAAGGTGATGATCTGGCTCACCGCATTGCGGCCATAGGCCTCGGCCACGTAGTCGATCACCCGGTCGCGGCCGTCCATGCAGAAGTCGACGTCGAAGTCGGGCATGGAAATACGTTCAGGGTTGAGGAAACGTTCGAACAGCAGGTCGTAGGCCAACGGGTCGAGGTCGGTGATCTTCAGCACGTAGGCCACCAGCGAACCGGCACCCGACCCCCGGCCCGGCCCGACCGGCACGTCGTTGTTCTTGGCCCACTTGATGAAGTCCATGACGATCAGGAAGTAACCGGGGAAGCCCATCTGGATGATGATGTCCAGCTCGAACTTCAGGCGGTCCAGGTAGACCTGGCGCTTCTCTTCGTAGTTCGGTGTGGTCTCTTTTGGCCACAGTACCGCCAGGCGCTCTTCCAGACCTTCGTGGGAGACATGGCGCAGGTAATCGTCGATGCCCATGCCATTGGGCGTGGGGAAATCGGGGAGGAAGTACTTGCCCAGCTGCACGGTGATGTTGCAGCGCTTGGCGATCTCCACGGTGTTGGCGATGGCATCGGGCAGGTCGCTGAACAGTTCGGCCATTTCCTCGGCCGATTTCAAGTACTGCTGGTCGCTGTAGCCACGCGGGCGGCGCGGGTCGTCGAGGGTCCAGCCCTCGCCGATGCATACACGGGTCTCGTGGGCGTCGAAATCCGTCTGCTTGATGAAGCGCACGTCGTTGGTCGCCACCAGCGGCGCAGCGAACTTGTCGGCCAGGGCGACGGCGGCATGCACGTATTCTTCATCGCCGGCGCGGTTGGTGCGCTGCACCTCGACGTAGAAACGATCCGGGAACATGCCCATCCAGTCGCCGAGCAATACTTCGGCTTCAGCCTGGCGACCGGCCATCAAGGCCATGCCGATATCGCCCTCCTTGCCTGCGGACAGGGCGATCAATCCCTCGCTGGCCGGGGCGATCCAGTCGCGCTGGATGATCACCAGGCCGTTGCGCTGGCCCTCGGTCCAACCCCGCGAGATCAGCTCGGTGAGATTGCGGTAGCCCTTGGGGTTCATGGCCAGGAAGCAGATGCGCGACAACGGCGCTTCAGGGTCCGCCCCGGCCAGCCACAGGTCGGCGCCGCAGATCGGCTTGATCCCGGCGCCCATCGCGGTCTTGTAGAACTTCACCAGCGAGCACATGTTGCTCTGGTCGGTGATCGCCACCGCCGGCATGTTCATCCCGGCCAGGGCCTTGGCCAGCGGCTTGATCCGCACCAGGCCGTCGACCAGGGAGAATTCGGAGTGCACGCGAAGGTGAACGAAGGAGACCGACATGGAGGATCCTGTAGCAGAGCTGAACGACAAGGGCGGGATTGTAGCTTAATTGCGCAATGCATTTCGGGGACCCTTCGCGGGTAAACCCGCTCCCACAGGCTCAGCGATATCCCCGTGGGAGCGGGTTTACCCGCGAAGGGCCGCAAAGCGGCCGCAAAGCGGCCGCAATGCATCAGATCAAAGAGCTGGAAAGCCCTTCACGGGCTTCCCACGCGGCTCGAACAGGTGCGAACGAACGCCGATGGATGGGCGTCGGCCCCAACCGGGCCAGTGCCTCGAGGTGCACAGGCGTCGGATACCCCTTGTGCCCGCCGATCCCGTACCCCGGGTAGATCAGCTCGAACTCGCTCATCTCCCGGTCACGGGTAACCTTGGCCAGGATCGAAGCCGCCGCGATCGCCGGTACCTGGGAGTCACCTTTGACCACCGGTGCCGCCGGCACCGCGAGCTTCGGGCAGCGGTTGCCGTCGATCAACGCCAGTTTCGGTGTGACATGCAGCCCTTCGACCGCACGCTGCATGGCCAGCATGGTGGCCTGGAGAATGTTCAGGCGGTCGATCTCCTCGACCTCGGCCCGGGCGATGCAGAAGCTCAGCGCCTTCTCACGGATCTCGTCGAACAATGCGTCGCGCTTGGCCTCGGTGAGTTTCTTCGAATCGTTCAAGCCAAGGATCGGCCGGCGAGGATCGAGAATCACCGCCGCGGTGACCACCGCGCCGCACAGTGGGCCACGGCCCACTTCGTCGACGCCGGCCACCAGCTCTTCGACCAGGTTGAAATCCAGCCCCATCTGCATGTCAACGGTCCTTCAACAGGGCAAGCACTGCGTCAGCCGCCTGGTTGGAGGCGTCGCGGCGCAGCGTGCGGTGAATCTGGTCAAAACTGTCGGTCTGTTGCGAGCCGTCCCCGACCAGTGGCGCCAAAGTCTGCGCCAGGGCTTCACTGGTGGCGGCATCCTGCAGCAACTCCGGCACCAGCATGCGCTGGGCCAGCAGGTTGGGCAGCGACACGTACGGGCTTTTGACCATGCGTTTGAGAATCCAGTAGGTCAGTGGCGCCAAGCGATAGGCCACGACCATGGGGCGCTTGTACAGCATCGCCTCGAGCGTCGCCGTGCCAGAGGCGATCAGCACCGCGTCGCAAGCGGCCAAGGCCTGGTGCGAGCGGCCATCGAGCAGCGTCAGCGGCAGGTCGCGGCCTTCGAGCATCTGTTCGACCTGGGCACGCCGTGCGGCATTGGCGCAGGGCAAGACGAAACGCACGCCCGGCACCATCTCGCGCAAACGCTGCGCGGCGTCCAGGAACAGCGCCCCCAGACGCCCCACTTCGCCACCCCGGCTACCCGGCATGAGGGCGATGACCGGGCCTTCGGCCAGGCCGAGCTCAACACGGGCGGCAGCGCGATCAGCCTCGAGGGGAATGGTGTCGGCCAGGGGGTGACCGACAAAGCGCACCGGAACGCCCTGCTCTTCATAGAAGCGCGCCTCGAAAGGCAACAGGGTGAGCATCAGGTCGCAACCTTCGCGAATCTTCAGCACACGCTTCTGCCGCCAGGCCCAGACCGACGGGCTGACGTAGTGCACGGTCTTGATACCGGCCTGGCGCAGCTTGAGTTCGATGTTGAGGGTGAAGTCGGGGGCGTCGATGCCGATGAACACGTCGGGCTTTTCGTCGATCAGCGTCCGGATCAGTTCCTTGCGCCGCTTGAGCAGCTCGCGCAGGCGCCCGAGCACCTCGACCAGCCCCATGACCGCCAGGCGCTCCATGGGGAAATAGGAGCTCATGCCCTCGGCCTCCATCAATGGGCCACCGACACCGATGAACCGCACGTCAGGGTGGCGCGCCTTGATGGCGCGCATCAGACCGGAACCGAGGATGTCGCCGCTGGCCTCGCCAGCGACCAGCGCAACACAGAGCCGAGCCATGTCAGCGGGTAATGCCGCGGGCGGAATTGGCGATCGACTGGCGGAACAATTCAACCTCGGGGAACTGAGCGACCAGTTCGTCCAGCGCCTTCATCGCCTCTTCGACGGTGAGGCCCTGACGGTAGACGATCTTGTAGGCACGGCGCAGAGCGTGCAGCACTTCATCGCTGAAACCACGGCGACGCAGGCCTTCGAAGTTCATGCTGCGCGCTTCGGCGGGGCTGCCGAAGACCGTGACATAGGCTGGTACATCCTTGCCGATCGCCGTCCCCATGCCAGAGAACGCATGAGCACCGATATGGCAGTACTGGTGCACCAGCGTATAGCCCGACAGGATCGCCCAGTCGCCCACATGCACGTGGCCGGCCAGCGCCGTGTTGTTGACCAGGATGCAGTGGTTGCCGATCACGCTGTCGTGGCCGATATGAGCATAGGCCATGATCAGGTTGTGATCGCCCAGCGTCGTCTCCGAACGGTCCTGGATGGTCCCACGGTGAATGGTGACGCCCTCGCGGATCACGTTGTGATCGCCCATCACCAGGCGCGTCGGTTCCCCCTTGTACTTCATGTCAGGGGTGTCTTCGCCAATCGACGAGAACTGGTAGATCCGGTTGTGCTTGCCGATGCGGGTCGGCCCCTTGAGCACCACATGCGGACCAATGATGGTGCCCTCCCCGATCTCCACGTCGGGGCCTACGATCGACCAGGGGCCGACCTCGACCCCTTCGGCCAGCTTGGCCGAAGGATCGATGATCGCCCGAGGATCAATCGAACTCATAGGGAGCGTTCCGCGCAGGTGATTTCAGCCGAGCAGACCGGCTTGCCGTCGACCAGGGCACGGCACTCGAACTTCCAGATCATGCTTTTACGGCTGAGGAACTTGGCTTCCAGCACCAGCTGGTCGCCCGGCAGCACCGGCTGGCGGAAACGCAGCTTGTCGGAGCCGACGAAGTAGTAGAGGGTGCCGTCGGCCGGTTTGGCGTCGAGCATCTTGAACCCGAGAATACCGGCCGCCTGTGCCATCGCCTCGATGATCAGCACGCCGGGCATGATCGGATGCGCCGGGAAGTGGCCATTGAAGAACGGCTCGTTGATGCTGACATTCTTGTAGGCACGAATGCTTTGGGCCTCGAAGTCCAGCTCCGTCACACGATCCACCAGCAGGAACGGGTAACGGTGAGGCAGGTATTCGCGAATCTCGTTGATGTCCATCATTTCGGGGGGAAGCCTGTAATAAGAATAGGGAGCGCAGGTACCGACCACACGCTCCTTTTGCAGATCCAAAGAGGAGCCAGCCAGCGACTGTGAACGCTCGCTCAGGAATGGGTATCAGCCTTCTGATGTCGGCTGGCCACCTGAGGTCACGGTGTCAACTCGTTTTTCCAGCTGCTGGAGACGCTTGGACATCTCGTCCAGCTGGCGAATGCGCGCGGCGCTCTTGCGCCATTCGGCCAACGGCTGCATGGCCGTACCGGAAGAATAGCCACCCGGTTCGGTAATGGAGCGGGTCACCATGGTCATGCCGGACACGAACACATTGTCGCAGACATCGATATGGCCAACCATGCCGACGCCACCGGCAATCATGCAGTGCTTGCCGATACGGGTGCTACCGGAGATCCCGACGCAAGCCGCCATCGCGGTGTGGTCACCGACCTGCACGTTGTGGGCGATCTGGATCTGGTTGTCGAGCTTGACGCCATCACCGATTCGCGTGTCGGACAACGCGCCACGGTCCACGGCGGTATTCACACCGATTTCCACATCGTCGCCCAACGTCACACCGCCAATCTGGGCGATCTTGCGCCAGACACCTTTCTCGTTGGCAAAGCCGAAGCCCTCGCCACCGATCACTGCGCCGGACTGGATCACCACACGCTTGCCAATGGTGACATCGTGATAAAGCGTGACGCGCGGCGCGAGCCAGCCGCCTTCGCCGATCACGCAGCGGGCACCGATGAAGCAGTTGGCACCGACGGTCACATCGGCGCCGATGCGGGCACCGCTTTCGATCACGACGAACGGACCGATGCTGGCGCTGGCGTCGACCTGCGCATCTTCAGCCACCACGGCGCTGGGATGAATTCCCGCCACAGCCTTGGGCTTTGGATCGAACAGGTGCGAAATGCGCGCATAGGCGAGATAAGGGTCGGCCACGATCAGCGCGTTGCCGGCAAAGCCTTCGGCGTCCTCTGCCTTGAGCAGCACTGCGCTGGCCTGGGAATCGTCCAGGAACTTGCGGTACTGCTTGTTGGCGAGAAAGCTCAACTGCCCGGAACCGGCCTCCTGCAAGGTGGCCAGCCCGGTGATCTGCAGCGCCTCGGGGCCTTTCAGCGTGGCCCCGAGGGCCTCGGCCAGCTGGCCGAGTGTCATGGTCACGGTCATATCAACGCGCTTGGTTCATGCGCTCGATGACTTGGCGGGTGATGTCGTACTGAGGCTTGACATCGATGACCGCGCCGCGCTCGAGCACCAGGTCGAAGCCACCCTTCTTGATCACTTCCTCGACAGCACCGTCAAGCTTGGGCTTGAGCTGCTTGAGCATGTCACGGTCGGCAACGGCCTTGGCTTCGTTCAGCTCCTTCGACTGGAACTGGAAGTCACGGGCCTTCTGCTTGAACTCGAGCTCCAGGCGCTCACGCTCTGGCTGGGGCATCTTGTCGCCGCCCTTGATCAGGCGGTCCTGGATGCCTTTGGCGCTGCTTTCCAGGCCCTTGAGCTTGGTCAGTTGCGGGCCGAATTTTTTCTCGGCGTCGACGGCGTACTTCTTGGCCGCGTCGGATTCGAGCAGGGCCATCTGATAGTTCAGCACGGCAACCTTCATTTCGGCGAAAGCCGGGGTGGCGACCAGCGCAGCGGCCAGGATGGCCAGTTGGGTCAACTTACGCACGATGAACTCCTGGATAAACCGTTGTCGTTAAACCGGGGCCGACCTCAGAAGGTCTGGCCCAGAGAGAATTGGAATACTTGGGTGTCGGCGTCGTCCGGCTTCTTGATCGGCATCGCCAGGCTGAAGCTCAGCGGGCCCAGCGCGGTAATCCAGGTCACGCCCAGACCGACGGAGCTGGCCATGTCCGAGAAACCGACCTTCGCGCAATCAGGCTTGCTGCCGCAGTTGGTGTCGAACACGTTACCCACGTCCCAGAACACGGAAGTGCGCAGCGAACGCTGGTCCTTGACGAACGGCAGCGGGAACAGCAACTCGACACCGCCCTGCACCAGCACGTTGCCACCGAACGGCAGCGGATCCTGGTCCGGGTCGGCGATGGTGCCTGGTTTGCCGCCAGGGTTGCCTTCACCGCGGCTAGGCGTACTGCGTGGTCCGAGGCTGCTGTCCTTGAAGCCACGGACGGAGTTGAAACCACCCGCGTAGTAGTTCTCGTAGAACGGCAGGCCCGAAGTGCCACCGAAACCATCACCATAGCCCAGTTCTGTGTGCAGGCGCAGGGTGTAGTCGTTGTTGATCGGCTTGAACAGCTGGCCGCGATAGTCGAGCTTGTAGAAAGACAGGTCGCTGCCCGGGATGGTGGACTCCAGGGTCAAGCTTTGCGAGTGACCACGGGTTGCCAGCACGCCTTTGTTCAGGGTCGACTCGGACCAGCCGATCGAGGCCTTGAAGTTCAGGAAGTTGTCGCCTTCCTTGTCGACGAAATCGAAGATCTCGTCGACGGTGTACTTGCCGGTCTTGAGCTTGTCCTGCTGTACGGTCAGGCCATAGGTCAGGCGCGAGGTCTCGCTGATCGGGT
This genomic stretch from Pseudomonas entomophila harbors:
- the dnaE gene encoding DNA polymerase III subunit alpha; this encodes MSVSFVHLRVHSEFSLVDGLVRIKPLAKALAGMNMPAVAITDQSNMCSLVKFYKTAMGAGIKPICGADLWLAGADPEAPLSRICFLAMNPKGYRNLTELISRGWTEGQRNGLVIIQRDWIAPASEGLIALSAGKEGDIGMALMAGRQAEAEVLLGDWMGMFPDRFYVEVQRTNRAGDEEYVHAAVALADKFAAPLVATNDVRFIKQTDFDAHETRVCIGEGWTLDDPRRPRGYSDQQYLKSAEEMAELFSDLPDAIANTVEIAKRCNITVQLGKYFLPDFPTPNGMGIDDYLRHVSHEGLEERLAVLWPKETTPNYEEKRQVYLDRLKFELDIIIQMGFPGYFLIVMDFIKWAKNNDVPVGPGRGSGAGSLVAYVLKITDLDPLAYDLLFERFLNPERISMPDFDVDFCMDGRDRVIDYVAEAYGRNAVSQIITFGTMAAKAVVRDVARVQGKSYGLADRLSKMIPFEVGMTLEKAYEQEEILRDFLKSDEDGREIWEMALKLEGVTRGTGKHAGGVVIAPTKLTDFSPIACDEEGGGLVTQFDKDDVEAAGLVKFDFLGLRTLTIIKWAMEIINREQKKNNLPDVNIDFIPLDDRKTYELLQKAETTAVFQLESRGMKELIKKLKPDCLEDLIALVALFRPGPLQSGMVDDFINRKHGRAELAYPHSDYQYEGLKPVLAPTYGIILYQEQVMQIAQVMAGYTLGGADMLRRAMGKKKPEEMAKQRGGFIEGCVANNIDADLAGNIFDLVEKFAGYGFNKSHSAAYGLVSYQTAWLKTHYPAPFMAAVLSADMHNTDKVVVLVEEVRSMKLRLDAPDVNFSDFKFTVNDDGRIVYGLGAIKGVGEGPVEAIVEARAAGGPFKDLFDFCERIDLKRVNKRTLDALIRSGALDRLGPHFHDEIKAYQANIDRNRAVLLSALEEAVKSAEQTARTADSGHVDLFGGLFVEEDSDVYANHHKVRELTLKERLKGEKDTLGLYLTGHPIDEYETEIRRFARQRIVDLKPARDTQTIAGMIIALRVMKNKKGDKMGFVTLDDRSGRIEASLFADAFMAAQALLQTDAMVVVEGEVSNDDFSGGLRLRVKTVMTMEDARTKLAESLRLKISHEALKGDRLSWLGELINRHRGGCPITLEYTGSDAKAMLQFGDQWSIDPADGLIQALRDQFGRENVFLQYR
- the rnhB gene encoding ribonuclease HII, translated to MQMGLDFNLVEELVAGVDEVGRGPLCGAVVTAAVILDPRRPILGLNDSKKLTEAKRDALFDEIREKALSFCIARAEVEEIDRLNILQATMLAMQRAVEGLHVTPKLALIDGNRCPKLAVPAAPVVKGDSQVPAIAAASILAKVTRDREMSEFELIYPGYGIGGHKGYPTPVHLEALARLGPTPIHRRSFAPVRAAWEAREGLSSSLI
- the lpxB gene encoding lipid-A-disaccharide synthase yields the protein MARLCVALVAGEASGDILGSGLMRAIKARHPDVRFIGVGGPLMEAEGMSSYFPMERLAVMGLVEVLGRLRELLKRRKELIRTLIDEKPDVFIGIDAPDFTLNIELKLRQAGIKTVHYVSPSVWAWRQKRVLKIREGCDLMLTLLPFEARFYEEQGVPVRFVGHPLADTIPLEADRAAARVELGLAEGPVIALMPGSRGGEVGRLGALFLDAAQRLREMVPGVRFVLPCANAARRAQVEQMLEGRDLPLTLLDGRSHQALAACDAVLIASGTATLEAMLYKRPMVVAYRLAPLTYWILKRMVKSPYVSLPNLLAQRMLVPELLQDAATSEALAQTLAPLVGDGSQQTDSFDQIHRTLRRDASNQAADAVLALLKDR
- the lpxA gene encoding acyl-ACP--UDP-N-acetylglucosamine O-acyltransferase, with the protein product MSSIDPRAIIDPSAKLAEGVEVGPWSIVGPDVEIGEGTIIGPHVVLKGPTRIGKHNRIYQFSSIGEDTPDMKYKGEPTRLVMGDHNVIREGVTIHRGTIQDRSETTLGDHNLIMAYAHIGHDSVIGNHCILVNNTALAGHVHVGDWAILSGYTLVHQYCHIGAHAFSGMGTAIGKDVPAYVTVFGSPAEARSMNFEGLRRRGFSDEVLHALRRAYKIVYRQGLTVEEAMKALDELVAQFPEVELFRQSIANSARGITR
- the fabZ gene encoding 3-hydroxyacyl-ACP dehydratase FabZ, giving the protein MMDINEIREYLPHRYPFLLVDRVTELDFEAQSIRAYKNVSINEPFFNGHFPAHPIMPGVLIIEAMAQAAGILGFKMLDAKPADGTLYYFVGSDKLRFRQPVLPGDQLVLEAKFLSRKSMIWKFECRALVDGKPVCSAEITCAERSL
- the lpxD gene encoding UDP-3-O-(3-hydroxymyristoyl)glucosamine N-acyltransferase, whose protein sequence is MTVTMTLGQLAEALGATLKGPEALQITGLATLQEAGSGQLSFLANKQYRKFLDDSQASAVLLKAEDAEGFAGNALIVADPYLAYARISHLFDPKPKAVAGIHPSAVVAEDAQVDASASIGPFVVIESGARIGADVTVGANCFIGARCVIGEGGWLAPRVTLYHDVTIGKRVVIQSGAVIGGEGFGFANEKGVWRKIAQIGGVTLGDDVEIGVNTAVDRGALSDTRIGDGVKLDNQIQIAHNVQVGDHTAMAACVGISGSTRIGKHCMIAGGVGMVGHIDVCDNVFVSGMTMVTRSITEPGGYSSGTAMQPLAEWRKSAARIRQLDEMSKRLQQLEKRVDTVTSGGQPTSEG
- a CDS encoding OmpH family outer membrane protein — protein: MRKLTQLAILAAALVATPAFAEMKVAVLNYQMALLESDAAKKYAVDAEKKFGPQLTKLKGLESSAKGIQDRLIKGGDKMPQPERERLELEFKQKARDFQFQSKELNEAKAVADRDMLKQLKPKLDGAVEEVIKKGGFDLVLERGAVIDVKPQYDITRQVIERMNQAR